Proteins co-encoded in one Streptomyces diastaticus subsp. diastaticus genomic window:
- a CDS encoding bifunctional RNase H/acid phosphatase produces the protein MRQFAVEADGGSRGNPGPAGYGAVVVDAATGQTLTETAGFLGTATNNTAEYHGLIAGLRAARDLDPEARVEVRMDSKLVVEQMAGRWRIKHPGLQELAAEAAEILPPGQVAYVWIPRAENQHADRLANEAMDAGARGERWSPAGSTADLPAATPPPAAAPPDLSTPTTFVLLRHGETALTPEKRFSGSGGSDPALSGTGRRQAARTAEALAARGTVQAVVSSPLRRCRETAEAVAGRLGLAVTVDEGLRETAFGAWEGLTFGEVRERWPDQLTAWLAAPGAAPPGGESFEEVAARVAEARDRLRAAHAGRTVLLVSHVTPVKTLVRLALDAPWHSLFRMELAAASLSSVAYYADGNATVRLLNDTGHLL, from the coding sequence ATGCGGCAGTTCGCCGTCGAGGCGGACGGCGGGTCCCGGGGCAACCCGGGGCCCGCGGGGTACGGCGCCGTGGTCGTCGACGCCGCCACCGGCCAGACCCTCACCGAGACCGCCGGTTTCCTCGGCACGGCCACCAACAACACCGCCGAATACCACGGGTTGATCGCCGGACTCCGCGCCGCCCGTGACCTCGACCCCGAGGCCCGGGTCGAGGTCCGGATGGACTCCAAGCTCGTGGTCGAGCAGATGGCGGGCCGCTGGCGGATCAAGCACCCCGGCCTCCAGGAGCTGGCCGCCGAGGCTGCCGAGATCCTCCCGCCCGGGCAGGTCGCCTACGTCTGGATCCCCCGGGCCGAGAACCAGCACGCCGACCGCCTCGCCAACGAGGCGATGGACGCGGGCGCCCGCGGCGAGCGGTGGAGCCCGGCCGGCTCCACGGCCGACCTCCCCGCGGCCACGCCGCCCCCGGCCGCGGCCCCGCCGGACCTCTCCACCCCCACCACCTTCGTGCTGCTGCGCCACGGCGAGACCGCCCTCACCCCCGAGAAGCGGTTCTCCGGCAGCGGCGGCAGCGACCCCGCGCTCTCCGGTACGGGCCGCCGGCAGGCCGCCCGTACCGCCGAGGCGCTCGCCGCGCGCGGCACCGTACAGGCCGTCGTCAGCTCCCCGCTGCGGCGCTGCCGGGAGACCGCCGAGGCCGTCGCCGGCCGGCTCGGGCTCGCCGTCACCGTGGACGAGGGGCTGCGCGAGACCGCGTTCGGCGCCTGGGAGGGGCTGACCTTCGGAGAGGTCCGTGAGCGGTGGCCGGACCAGCTCACCGCCTGGCTCGCCGCACCCGGTGCGGCGCCCCCCGGCGGTGAGTCCTTCGAGGAGGTGGCGGCCCGCGTCGCCGAGGCCCGCGACCGGCTCCGCGCCGCCCACGCGGGACGTACGGTGCTACTGGTCAGCCACGTCACCCCGGTCAAGACGCTGGTGCGGCTGGCGCTGGACGCGCCCTGGCACTCCCTGTTCCGGATGGAACTGGCCGCCGCCTCCCTCTCGTCGGTCGCCTACTACGCCGACGGCAACGCCACGGTCCGCCTGCTCAACGACACCGGCCACCTGCTCTGA
- a CDS encoding LPFR motif small protein, whose product MLKAVGDVFRQIGGALATVVTLPFRAVARLFGGASRTAHGHH is encoded by the coding sequence ATGCTGAAGGCCGTCGGAGACGTCTTCCGTCAGATCGGCGGTGCGCTCGCCACCGTCGTCACCCTGCCGTTCCGCGCGGTCGCCCGCCTCTTCGGCGGTGCCTCGCGCACGGCCCACGGCCACCACTGA